The proteins below are encoded in one region of Streptomyces ficellus:
- a CDS encoding DUF2786 domain-containing protein → MSTVDEALAAAVYSGDDTALDTGASLLAADPGSDAELAWRGEEFLRRAWQRGWQPADVVRLVRRDLDEHHVRLVSGLVVRETGGYAALPPRWAAQLSGLPDGDWRADRFSYATAVLELYRLLARLPAIEPVGPPPGAPAPHTAPVHGEPRMLARIRALLAKAEATGYPEEAEALTAKAQELMARHSLDEAALAARTHSADEPGALRIGVDAPYETAKAILLDAVASANRCRAVWNETFGFSTVVGFEPDLEVVELLYTSLLVQGTGAMTKAEAEQRKGGRKRTKTFRQSFLLAYAHRLGDRLAAASRRVADEEPTLLPVLAARDVAVTDRADRMFPETTTTRVRGATDEAGWRHGTAAADRARTDHEGRTGRGRLPK, encoded by the coding sequence GTGAGCACCGTCGACGAGGCCCTGGCCGCCGCCGTGTACTCGGGGGACGACACCGCCCTGGACACGGGCGCCTCGCTGCTCGCCGCCGACCCCGGCTCCGACGCCGAACTGGCCTGGCGGGGGGAGGAGTTCCTGCGCCGGGCGTGGCAGCGCGGCTGGCAGCCGGCCGACGTCGTCCGGCTCGTACGCCGCGACCTCGACGAACACCACGTGCGGCTGGTGTCGGGGCTGGTCGTCAGGGAGACCGGCGGGTACGCGGCGCTGCCGCCCCGGTGGGCCGCGCAGCTTTCCGGCCTGCCGGACGGCGACTGGCGGGCGGACCGCTTCTCGTACGCCACCGCCGTCCTGGAGCTGTACCGGCTGCTGGCCCGCCTCCCCGCGATCGAGCCGGTCGGCCCGCCGCCCGGCGCGCCCGCCCCGCACACCGCGCCCGTGCACGGCGAGCCGCGGATGCTGGCCCGGATCCGGGCGCTGCTCGCCAAGGCGGAGGCGACCGGCTACCCGGAGGAGGCCGAGGCGCTCACCGCGAAGGCCCAGGAGCTGATGGCCCGCCACAGCCTGGACGAGGCGGCGCTCGCGGCACGCACGCACAGCGCGGACGAGCCGGGCGCACTACGGATCGGCGTGGACGCGCCCTACGAGACGGCCAAGGCGATCCTCCTGGACGCGGTCGCGTCGGCGAACCGCTGCCGGGCGGTGTGGAACGAGACGTTCGGCTTCTCGACGGTGGTGGGGTTCGAGCCCGACCTGGAGGTCGTCGAGCTGCTGTACACCTCGCTGCTGGTGCAGGGCACGGGCGCGATGACGAAGGCGGAGGCGGAGCAGAGGAAGGGCGGGCGGAAGCGTACGAAGACGTTCCGCCAGTCGTTCCTGCTCGCCTACGCCCACCGGCTCGGCGACCGGCTCGCGGCCGCCTCCCGGCGCGTCGCGGACGAGGAGCCGACGCTGCTGCCCGTGCTGGCGGCGCGGGACGTGGCGGTGACGGACCGCGCGGACAGGATGTTCCCCGAGACGACCACCACCCGGGTGCGCGGCGCCACCGACGAGGCGGGCTGGCGCCACGGCACCGCGGCGGCGGACCGGGCGCGCACCGACCACGAGGGGCGGACCGGGCGGGGCAGGCTTCCCAAGTAG